In a single window of the Aminomonas paucivorans DSM 12260 genome:
- a CDS encoding FAD-dependent oxidoreductase, translated as MKRETKVLVSGGGWGGCAAAEAAALAGARVTLLERTDMLLGTGLVGGIFRNNGRFAAAEELIALGCGLVEVMDACARHRDVDFPGHRHASLYDVYRIEPAVQARLEELGVRVLTETSGVDAAVEGGRVVSVRTSRGETLETDALVDASGTSATPGNCVRHGKGCALCILRCPAFTPRVSLTTRLGVEEYDGHRADGTLGAMSGSCKLFKESLDPALARELDEKGVCLVPVPEAVREDLSILGTKACQQYALKEFVENLVLLDTGPAKLMTPTFPLEQLRRVPGMERARFEDPLGGGRGNSMRFFRFARCDASLRARGPAENLFCAGERGGPMVGHTEALVTGALAGHNAARCALGLDPLVLPPSLACGDFVAHVLEQVETEAGRGTKFTFSGSVYLERMKALGLDGTDAPAIRRRVEAAGLRQVFRTPLTTLRA; from the coding sequence GTGAAAAGGGAGACGAAGGTCCTGGTGTCGGGAGGCGGCTGGGGAGGCTGCGCCGCCGCAGAGGCGGCAGCCCTGGCGGGAGCCCGGGTGACCCTGCTGGAGCGCACGGACATGCTCCTGGGAACGGGGCTGGTGGGGGGCATCTTCCGCAACAACGGGAGGTTCGCCGCAGCAGAGGAGCTGATCGCCCTGGGCTGCGGCCTGGTGGAGGTGATGGACGCCTGCGCCCGGCATCGGGACGTGGACTTCCCGGGGCACCGCCACGCCAGCCTCTACGACGTGTACCGCATCGAACCCGCCGTGCAAGCCCGGCTGGAGGAGCTGGGGGTGCGGGTGCTCACCGAGACCTCCGGGGTGGACGCGGCGGTGGAGGGGGGACGGGTGGTCTCGGTGCGCACCTCCCGGGGGGAGACCCTGGAGACGGACGCCCTGGTGGACGCCTCAGGCACCTCCGCCACCCCGGGCAACTGCGTCCGCCACGGCAAGGGCTGCGCCCTGTGCATCCTGCGCTGTCCCGCCTTCACCCCCCGGGTGAGCCTCACCACCCGCCTGGGGGTGGAGGAGTACGACGGCCATCGCGCCGACGGAACCCTGGGTGCCATGAGCGGCTCCTGCAAGCTCTTCAAGGAGTCCCTGGACCCTGCCCTGGCCCGGGAGCTGGACGAGAAGGGAGTCTGTCTGGTACCGGTGCCCGAGGCGGTGCGGGAGGACCTCTCCATCCTGGGGACCAAGGCCTGCCAGCAGTACGCCCTGAAGGAGTTCGTGGAGAACCTGGTGCTCCTGGACACGGGCCCCGCCAAGCTCATGACCCCCACCTTCCCCCTGGAGCAGCTCCGCCGGGTCCCGGGGATGGAGCGGGCCCGGTTCGAAGACCCCCTGGGAGGGGGACGGGGCAACTCCATGCGCTTCTTCCGCTTCGCCCGGTGCGACGCCTCCCTGCGGGCCCGGGGCCCCGCCGAAAACCTCTTCTGCGCCGGGGAGCGGGGAGGCCCCATGGTGGGACACACGGAGGCCCTGGTCACGGGAGCCCTGGCGGGGCACAACGCGGCGCGGTGCGCCCTGGGGCTGGACCCCCTGGTGCTCCCCCCCTCCCTGGCCTGCGGGGACTTCGTGGCCCACGTGCTGGAGCAGGTGGAGACGGAGGCAGGACGGGGCACCAAGTTCACCTTCTCCGGCTCCGTCTACCTGGAACGCATGAAGGCCCTGGGCCTGGACGGGACGGATGCCCCGGCGATCCGCCGACGGGTGGAGGCTGCGGGGCTCCGGCAGGTCTTCCGTACCCCCCTGACGACCCTTCGGGCATAG
- a CDS encoding FCD domain-containing protein, translated as MHERSNVQTALLSILGSARQPLGAGAAREALCREGFEVSEATAGRLLRALEEQGLARKVSVQGRLLTDQGRLLLETTQREQRRSQSAEAFLEVLEATQRREMIDLLVARRAIEGEIASLAARYGTEEELRQLRELLTLTQVARAEGRNLAALDQRFHGLIAAMSRNRVLEAALQLIRQHGDPSPILPEIRARSGHGSGQDHVLILEALEARDPERAREAMTNHLGSVLADVEAYPEKPL; from the coding sequence ATGCACGAACGCTCCAACGTCCAGACCGCCCTGCTGTCCATCCTGGGTTCCGCCCGGCAGCCCCTGGGGGCCGGAGCGGCCCGGGAGGCCCTCTGCCGGGAGGGCTTCGAGGTCAGCGAGGCCACGGCGGGACGGCTCCTCCGGGCCCTGGAGGAGCAGGGCCTGGCCCGCAAGGTGAGCGTCCAGGGACGCCTCCTCACGGACCAGGGACGCCTCCTTCTGGAGACCACCCAGCGGGAACAGCGGCGCTCCCAGTCCGCGGAGGCCTTTCTGGAGGTGCTGGAGGCCACCCAGAGGCGGGAGATGATCGACCTCCTGGTGGCCAGAAGGGCCATCGAGGGAGAGATCGCCTCCCTGGCGGCCCGCTACGGCACGGAGGAGGAGCTGCGGCAGCTTCGGGAGCTTCTGACCCTGACCCAGGTGGCCCGGGCGGAGGGGCGCAACCTGGCCGCCCTGGACCAGCGCTTCCACGGCCTCATCGCCGCCATGTCCCGCAACCGGGTGTTGGAGGCGGCTCTCCAGCTCATCCGACAGCACGGGGACCCCTCTCCCATCCTCCCGGAGATCCGGGCCCGCTCAGGCCACGGCTCCGGGCAGGACCACGTCCTCATCCTGGAAGCCCTGGAGGCACGGGACCCGGAGCGGGCCCGGGAGGCCATGACGAACCATCTGGGGAGCGTCCTGGCGGACGTGGAAGCCTATCCGGAAAAACCCCTTTGA